CAGTTCGCCAGCGACGTGGACAAGGCCACCGGCGGCAAGCTCAAGATCACGGTGCACGCCAATGCCTCGCTGTTCAAGGCCAACGAGATCAAGCGCGCGGTGCAGAGCGGCCAGGCCCAGATCGGCGAAGTACTGCTGGTCAACTTCGAGAACGAGAGCCCGCTCTACGGCGTCGACGGCATCCCCTTTCTCGCCACCAGCTACGCCGAGTCGAAGAAGCTCGCCGCCGCCCAGAAGCCCGCGCTCGACAAGCTGCTGGGCGCCCAGGGCATGAAGCTGCTGTTCACGGTGGCCTGGCCGCCGCAGGGCATCTATGTGAACAAGGAGCTCACGGCCGTGGCCGACATGCGCGGCCTCAAGTGGCGCGCCTACAGCCCGGCCACCGCCAAGATCGCCGAGCTGGTGGACGCCCAGCCGGTCACCATCCAGGCCGCCGAGCTGTCGCAGGCGCTGGCCACCGGCGTGGTCAACAGCTACATGAGCTCGGGCTCCACCGGCTACGACTCCAAGACCTATGAAAGCATCAAGTACTGGTACGACACCCAGGCCTGGCTGCCCAAGAACGCCGTGCTGGTGAACCAGAAGTCCTTCGAGGCGCTCGACAAGCCCACGCAGGACGCCCTGCTCAAGGCCGCGGCCGAGGCCGAGACACGCGGCTGGAAGCTCAGCGAAGAGAAGAACGAGTGGTACAAGAAGGCGCTGGCCGACAAGGGCATGAAGATCATGGTGCCCCCGCCCAAGCTGGTGGCCGACCTGAAGCAGGTCGGCAGCGTGATGCTGGCCGACTGGCAGAAGAAGGCCGGCGCCGACGGCGCGGCGGTGATCAACGCCTTCAGGAAGTAAGGAAGCCCCATGCGCCGGTTCCTGGACCGTCTCTACCTGGCTTCGGGCGCCGTCGGCGCCCTTTTTGTTGCGCTGATCTGCGTGCTGATGATCGCGCAGAGCGTGCTGCGCGAGTTCGGCGTGCGCACCGGCGCGGTCAACGACCTGGTGGCCTGGAGCTGCGCCGCCGCCTCGTTCTTCGCGATGGCGCATGCCTTCAAGCATGGCGACTTCGTGCGCGTCACGC
This Variovorax terrae DNA region includes the following protein-coding sequences:
- a CDS encoding TRAP transporter substrate-binding protein is translated as MKLKHGLTVAVLALGSTAFAQTKWDLPAAYPATNFHTENLAQFASDVDKATGGKLKITVHANASLFKANEIKRAVQSGQAQIGEVLLVNFENESPLYGVDGIPFLATSYAESKKLAAAQKPALDKLLGAQGMKLLFTVAWPPQGIYVNKELTAVADMRGLKWRAYSPATAKIAELVDAQPVTIQAAELSQALATGVVNSYMSSGSTGYDSKTYESIKYWYDTQAWLPKNAVLVNQKSFEALDKPTQDALLKAAAEAETRGWKLSEEKNEWYKKALADKGMKIMVPPPKLVADLKQVGSVMLADWQKKAGADGAAVINAFRK